The Bradyrhizobium ottawaense genome window below encodes:
- a CDS encoding ATP-binding cassette domain-containing protein, producing the protein MTTISDVDHAQGGPRKPVLSLRGISKHFGAVSALTNVDLDVHAGEVVALVGDNGAGKSTLVKILAGVHQPSSGSIAFGGEPVTLSDPAAALGLGIATVFQDLALCENLDVVANIFLGRELNPMRLDEVSMELRAWTLLNELSARIPSVREPVASLSGGQRQTVAIARSLLTEPKLILLDEPTAALGVAQTAEVLDLVERVRARGLGVIMISHNMEDVRAVADRIVVLRLGRNNGEFEPDASNQDLVTAITGADENSVSRRASRRRAHQSPELGR; encoded by the coding sequence ATGACCACGATCTCGGATGTCGATCACGCGCAGGGTGGACCGCGCAAGCCGGTCTTGAGTCTTCGCGGAATTTCCAAGCATTTCGGCGCCGTGTCCGCCCTGACCAACGTCGATCTCGACGTGCATGCCGGCGAGGTCGTGGCGCTCGTGGGCGACAACGGTGCTGGAAAATCCACGCTGGTGAAGATCCTTGCCGGCGTGCACCAGCCCAGCTCTGGATCGATCGCCTTCGGCGGCGAGCCTGTCACCCTATCCGATCCCGCCGCGGCGCTCGGTCTTGGTATCGCCACCGTGTTCCAGGACCTTGCGCTCTGCGAGAATCTTGATGTGGTCGCAAATATCTTCCTCGGCCGCGAGCTCAATCCGATGCGGCTCGACGAGGTCTCCATGGAGCTCCGCGCCTGGACGCTGCTCAACGAATTGTCGGCGCGGATCCCGAGCGTGCGTGAGCCGGTTGCTTCGCTCTCCGGCGGACAGCGCCAGACCGTGGCGATCGCGCGTTCACTGCTGACCGAGCCGAAGCTCATCCTGCTCGACGAGCCCACCGCCGCGCTCGGCGTCGCTCAAACCGCCGAGGTGCTCGACCTCGTCGAGCGCGTCCGCGCCCGCGGCCTCGGCGTCATCATGATCAGCCACAACATGGAGGACGTCCGCGCGGTCGCGGACCGGATCGTGGTGCTGCGCCTCGGCCGCAACAACGGCGAGTTCGAGCCCGACGCTTCCAACCAGGATCTCGTCACCGCGATCACCGGTGCGGACGAAAACTCGGTCTCGCGCCGCGCCAGCCGGCGCCGGGCCCATCAGTCGCCGGAGCTTGGGCGATGA
- a CDS encoding sugar ABC transporter substrate-binding protein, whose translation MKRFSPKHTGTLALALSLLGTTAMFSQAAEVKDATVAFLMPDQASTRYEQHDYPGFAAEMKKLCASCKVIYQNASADATRQQQQFNSVISQGAKVIVLDPVDSTAAASLVKMAQSQGIKVIAYDRPVPDAKVDFYVSFDNEAIGKAISESLIKHLKAANVTAKEGEGVLEINGSPTDAAAGLIKKGIHAGLDKSGYPILAEYDTPDWAPPKAQQWASGQVTRFGKKILGVVAANDGTGGGAIAAFKAAGVDPVPPVTGNDATIAALQLVIAGDQYNTISKPSEIVAAAAAQAAVKFLSGETPKAETTLFNAPSKLFVPAVVTQENLKAEIIDKKIQTADQLCTGRYAAGCKKLGITQ comes from the coding sequence ATGAAAAGGTTCTCCCCGAAACATACGGGCACACTGGCCCTGGCCCTGTCGCTGCTTGGCACAACAGCCATGTTCTCGCAGGCCGCAGAGGTGAAGGACGCGACCGTTGCCTTCCTGATGCCGGATCAGGCGTCCACCCGCTACGAACAACATGACTATCCGGGCTTCGCTGCGGAGATGAAGAAGCTCTGCGCAAGTTGCAAGGTGATCTATCAGAACGCCAGTGCTGATGCCACACGGCAGCAACAGCAGTTCAACTCGGTCATCTCGCAGGGCGCCAAGGTGATTGTGCTCGACCCCGTCGACTCGACCGCCGCCGCCTCCCTGGTCAAGATGGCACAGTCGCAGGGCATCAAGGTCATTGCCTATGACCGGCCGGTCCCGGACGCCAAGGTCGATTTCTACGTCTCCTTCGATAACGAAGCCATCGGCAAGGCCATCTCCGAATCGCTCATCAAGCATCTGAAGGCCGCCAACGTCACGGCGAAGGAAGGTGAGGGCGTGCTTGAGATCAATGGATCGCCGACCGATGCCGCCGCGGGGCTCATCAAGAAGGGCATTCACGCCGGTCTCGACAAGAGCGGCTATCCAATTCTCGCCGAATACGACACGCCGGACTGGGCGCCGCCGAAGGCGCAGCAATGGGCGAGCGGCCAGGTCACTCGCTTTGGCAAGAAGATTCTCGGCGTCGTGGCGGCCAATGACGGCACCGGCGGCGGCGCAATTGCCGCCTTCAAGGCCGCTGGCGTCGATCCAGTGCCGCCGGTGACGGGCAACGATGCGACGATCGCCGCGCTTCAGCTCGTCATCGCCGGCGATCAGTACAACACGATCTCCAAGCCCAGTGAGATCGTGGCCGCCGCGGCGGCCCAGGCCGCGGTGAAGTTCCTCTCCGGCGAGACACCCAAGGCGGAAACCACGCTCTTCAATGCGCCGTCGAAGCTGTTCGTGCCGGCGGTCGTCACTCAGGAGAACCTGAAGGCGGAGATCATCGACAAGAAGATCCAGACGGCCGATCAACTTTGCACGGGCCGCTATGCCGCCGGCTGCAAGAAGCTCGGCATCACGCAGTAA
- a CDS encoding AraC family transcriptional regulator, with protein MEPDLEVVQIRRGESFKAWSHGYPFHTVRWHFHPEYELHQVVATSGRYFVGDFIGEFEPGNLVLTGPNLPHNWVSDLPAETTIPLRGRVLQFSEEFIGDLIKVMPELSGLASLLEFSRRGALFTRSTSEAVAPLMEEIATANGVRRIELFLMILGTLSRARSARPLSSPNYLPDPSGYMSAGMNKALAFIRQNLTQPFGEAELAAIAGQSQSAFSRSFRRHTGMSLVQYVKRLRINLACQILMSDEQASITDICFEVGFNNLSNFNRQFLAEKGMPPSRFRRLLAQNINAARAA; from the coding sequence ATGGAACCGGACCTGGAAGTTGTCCAGATACGGCGCGGCGAGTCGTTCAAGGCGTGGTCGCACGGCTACCCATTCCACACGGTCCGCTGGCATTTCCATCCAGAATACGAGCTGCACCAGGTCGTGGCGACCAGCGGTCGGTATTTCGTCGGCGACTTCATCGGCGAATTCGAACCGGGCAATCTCGTTCTTACCGGCCCCAACCTGCCGCACAATTGGGTGAGCGATCTGCCGGCGGAGACCACCATTCCGCTGCGAGGACGCGTCCTCCAGTTCAGCGAAGAATTCATCGGCGACCTGATAAAGGTCATGCCTGAGCTTTCGGGCCTTGCCTCGCTGCTGGAATTCTCCCGCCGCGGCGCGCTTTTCACCCGCAGCACAAGCGAAGCGGTCGCCCCACTCATGGAGGAGATCGCGACGGCGAACGGTGTGCGCCGGATCGAGCTGTTCCTGATGATCCTGGGAACGCTCTCCCGCGCCCGAAGCGCGCGGCCGCTCTCGAGCCCGAACTATTTGCCTGACCCCTCGGGATACATGTCCGCGGGGATGAACAAGGCGCTCGCCTTCATCCGGCAGAACCTGACGCAGCCTTTCGGTGAAGCCGAGCTTGCGGCCATCGCCGGCCAATCGCAGAGCGCGTTTTCGCGCTCCTTCCGCCGGCACACGGGCATGTCGCTGGTGCAATACGTCAAGCGGCTGCGCATCAATCTCGCCTGCCAGATCCTGATGAGCGACGAGCAGGCGTCGATCACCGACATCTGCTTCGAGGTCGGCTTCAACAATCTCTCCAATTTCAACCGGCAGTTTTTGGCCGAGAAAGGCATGCCGCCTTCGCGCTTCAGGCGATTGCTCGCGCAGAACATCAATGCGGCACGCGCGGCCTAG